One Falco biarmicus isolate bFalBia1 chromosome 13, bFalBia1.pri, whole genome shotgun sequence genomic region harbors:
- the SLC2A2 gene encoding solute carrier family 2, facilitated glucose transporter member 2 — protein MDEKSKMQAEKHLTGTLVLSVFTAVLGFFQYGYSLGVINAPQKVIEAHYGRVLGIVRLDRHATNTSREDGTIPVPGTEPWGGTQGTFAPPANINDDLATSLHMLTMYWSLSVSVFAVGGMVSSFTVGWIGDRLGRVKAMLVVNVLSIAGNLLMGLAKFGPSHILIIAGRAVTGLYCGLSSGLVPMYVSEVSPTALRGALGTLHQLAIVTGILISQVLGLEFLLGNDKLWPLLLGLSGVAALLQFFLLLLCPESPRYLYIKLGKVEEAKKSLKRLRGNCDPMKEIAEMEKEKQEAASEKKVSIRQLFTSSKYRQAVLVALMVQISQQFSGINAIFYYSTNIFERAGVDQPVYATIGVGVVNTVFTVISVFLVEKAGRRSLFLAGLMGMLISAVAMTVGLVLLSQFAWMSYVSMVAIFLFVIFFEVGPGPIPWFIVAELFSQGPRPAAIAVAGFCNWACNFIVGMCFQYIADLCGPYVFAIFAALLLVFFLFAYFKVPETKGKSFEEIAAVFRRKRLSAKAMTELQDLRGSEEA, from the exons ATGGAcgagaaaagcaaaatgcaagcaGAGAAG cacctCACAGGAACACTGGTCCTCTCCGTCTTCACTGCAGTGTTGGGCTTTTTCCAGTACGGCTACAGCCTGGGTGTCATTAATGCCCCCCAGAAG GTGATAGAAGCCCACTATGGGCGTGTGCTGGGCATCGTCCGCCTGGACAGACATGCCACCAACACTTCTAGGGAGGATGGCACCATCCCTGTCCCTGgcacagagccctggggtgGCACCCAGGGCACATTTGCACCCCCAGCCAACATCAACGATGACCTTGCCACCTCCCTGCACATGCTCACTATGTACTGGTCCCTCTCCGTCTCCGTGTTCGCTGTCGGCGGCATGGTCTCCTCCTTCACCGTGGGGTGGATCGGTGACCGGCTGGGGAG ggTGAAAGCCATGCTGGTGGTGAATGTCCTCTCCATCGCTGGGAACCTTCTCATGGGGCTGGCAAAATTTGGGCCATCTCACATACTCATCATTGCCGGGAGAGCAGTCACGGGGCTGTACTGTG GGCTCTCCTCCGGACTCGTGCCCATGTACGTCAGTGAGGTCTCTCCCACGGCCCTTCGAGGAGCGCTGGGAACATTGCACCAGCTTGCTATTGTCACGGGTATCCTCATCAGCCAG GTTCTCGGACTAGAGTTTCTCCTGGGTAACGACAAGTTGTGGCCCCTGCTCCTCGGTCTGTCTGGTGTGGCTGCCCTCCTgcagttcttcctgcttttgctgtgcCCCGAGAGCCCCCGATACCTTTACATCAAACTGGGGAAGGTGGAGGAAGCTAAAAAAA gtttgaAAAGGCTTAGAGGAAACTGTGACCCCATGAAAGAGATCGCtgagatggaaaaggaaaagcaagaagctgCTAGTGAAAAGAAAGTCTCCATAAGACAGCTTTTCACTTCTTCAAAGTACAGGCAGGCTGTCCTCGTGGCGCTGATGGTGCAAATATCTCAGCAGTTCTCAGGCATCAACGCG ATCTTTTACTACTCTACAAACATTTTTGAGAGAGCTGGAGTTGACCAACCAGTTTACGCAACCATTGGTGTTGGAGTGGTGAACACAGTCTTCACTGTTATCTCC GTCTTTCTGGTGGAGAAGGCGGGCAGGCGGTCCCTGTTCCTGGCTGGTTTGATGGGCATGTTAATAAGCGCCGTGGCCATGACAGTTGGACTTGTGCTCCTG AGCCAGTTTGCCTGGATGAGCTATGTCAGCATGGTCGCGATCTTCCTCTTCGTCATCTTCTTTGAAGTTGGGCCCGGGCCCATCCCCTGGTTCATCGTAGCCGAACTGTTCAGCCAAGGCCCGCGCCCTGCTGCCATCGCTGTTGCCGGCTTCTGCAACTGGGCCTGCAACTTCATCGTGGGAATGTGTTTCCAGTATATAGCG GATCTCTGTGGACCGTACGTGTTTGCGATCTTTGCGGCTCTGCTTCTAGtcttctttctgtttgcatACTTCAAAGTACCCGAGACGAAAGGAAAGTCCTTTGAGGAGATCGCAGCCGTGTTCCGCCGCAAGAGGCTCTCAGCCAAAGCTATGACTGAGCTGCAAGACCTGCGAGGCAGCGAGGAGGCCTAG